agatggaagaaaggggaaggaggaaagaaagaaggtaggTAAGAGAAGGGGGATAGCAGAGGATGGGGAAACAAGATGGGAGAGAAGACAAGGGAAAGGAACAGGACCACatacagagacagtgagaggaaGAACTGGTTCTTTCACAGGCTTCTGTTCTATTCAGGAGAACCTACAATGAATGAGATGCTGTCAACAAATATAGATGATGGCAAATCATTATAAATTCACTGTTATAAGTAGAAGATATTTTTAGAGAAACCCTTGCAGGCACAAATAGGCAAATCTCACATGTTTACCTGGGTTAATCTAAATCCAGTGAAATGGACAGATGATATCAACCTCCACAGCAGccatacaatttaaattaaaaattactcaTGTCCATGAGTGTCTTTCTTCTTAAGTTGCCCATATGCATGTCTATTGTTCACAAGCTTCTCTCTACACTTGTGTGATCTAATTTCAACATACTAAGGCAAGATGAAGAAAATGAGTAAATCCGTCAATATCCTGATTTGAGGTTTGTGTAGGCAATGCCTCATGTTTTACACGCCATAATTTAGgtacatttttcaaaaaataattttctgtttgtttctttctgtaaaaAGTATTCCCTGGACTTTCACTAAAGGTGGAGTTTAAATGTAACTCAGGGACGAGAAAATATCACAAAGAATGAATCCAAGTATCATGAGTCCCTGAAGTGAGAAGTCAAGTCATGAAAACTTTGCATCCCAAACTATCTTTTTGAATGCACACTTCACTTCTTTGTTCCTCAAGCTGTAGACCAGAGGGTTCAGCATGGGAATGACCATGGTGTAAAACACAGATGTCATTTTGTCTGTGTCCATGGAGTGACTAGAGGTGGGCTGTAAGTACATGAATATAATTGTCCCATAGAAAATAGACACTGCAGTGAAGTGTGAGGCACATGTGGATACAGCCTTTAGATATCCAGCACTTGACTTCATCTTTAGGATAGTGACAAAAATGAATATGTACGATATCCAGATAACTAAGAGAGCAACAAAGACATTGAAGCTTGCTACATAAATAAGAACCAACTCACTAACATGTCTATCAGAGCAAGAGAGAACCATGACTGCAGGAATATCACAAAAAAAGTGGTGAATCACATGAGCCCCacagaaagaaagactgaaagTGTCCCCAATTTGAATGGAGGCATTCAGGAAACCACAGAAATAGGAACATatagaaagacacacatacacacttctaGTCATAGTGGTAGCATAGTATAGTGGCTTACACACTGCTGTGTATCGATCATAGGCCATTGAGGCCAGGAGATAACTCTCAACAGTAGCAAAGGCTACAAAAAAGAACATCTGAGTAGCACAGTCATTGTAGGAAATGACCTTGTCTCCTATAAGAAGGCCAGTCATGACTGTGGGGGTGACAGCTGAGgaataacaaaaatcaacaaaggaCAGATTGCCTAGGAAAAAGTACATAGGTGTATGAAGTCTTGAGTCCAGCACAATAAGGAGGATCATCCCCAGGTTTCCCACTAGGGTGATGGTGTAGATGAGCAGGAAGGTGATGAAAAGGGGAATCTGTAGTCCTGGTTCATCAGTGAGTCCCAGcagaagaaagtgtgtcacttcTGTCCTGTTGTTCATCTGTGTCATCTTTCAATCATGATGGCCCACAACCAGGGAAAAGGAGGAacatgatgatgaagaagatgaaCTAAAATAGAAAAGCATAAATGAATACATGTGCCTTTTGATCAAAGAATCTGTACAATGAGATTGTCTGGAAAATGGAACTTTTCCCAAATTGAATCTGATGTTCTATGTATATAGACAGTTACATATAATAGATTTTGGAAATTATGAATGGGAGTCTACCAAGGtttataattttgtattctgtataGTCATAAATAGATGGggattatttaatatttgtaaaagGAATGTGTCTCCAAATTTACATCTGACTACTTATATCTCACAATCTGTGTTGGTTACTTTTCAAGGTCTGCTCTAGACGTGCACTTTAGATGACTACTCTGTGAATCCTTTGAATGACATTATGACTTGCTTTACTGGATAGtaaccagagaaacatcagactttacaatagcaactaacaacataaaatatcttggggtaatgctaaccaaacaagcgAAAGTCCTGTATTGAAAGAACAttgggtctttaaagaaagaatttaaagaagatacccaataatggaaagatttcccaagcTCCTGTATAGCTAGGATTAACATTAAAAAGAGCAATtctgctaaaagcaatctacactttcaatgcaatccctatcaaaatcccaacacaattcttcgcagaccttgaaagaacaatactaaagttatatggaacaaaaaaaaaaaacacccaggatagccaaaataaccttaTACAATGGAGCAACTTGTGGTGGGATTagcatccctaactttaagctctatcatagagccatagtcctgaaaatagcttgatattggaacaaaaataggcATGTTTCCCAttagaatctaattgaaaaccctgatattaacccacacacctatgaacacctgaattttgacaaggtaggtaaagttatacaatgaaacaaaagagagaTCCTTCAACAAATTTTGCTGGCAAAACTgtatgcagacatgtagaagattgcagatagatcaatatctatcaccatgtacaaaacttaagtttaaatggattaaagatctcaacataaatgcagccacactgaacctcttagaagaaaagttgga
The DNA window shown above is from Cricetulus griseus strain 17A/GY chromosome 3, alternate assembly CriGri-PICRH-1.0, whole genome shotgun sequence and carries:
- the LOC100762752 gene encoding olfactory receptor 5B3-like, with amino-acid sequence MTQMNNRTEVTHFLLLGLTDEPGLQIPLFITFLLIYTITLVGNLGMILLIVLDSRLHTPMYFFLGNLSFVDFCYSSAVTPTVMTGLLIGDKVISYNDCATQMFFFVAFATVESYLLASMAYDRYTAVCKPLYYATTMTRSVYVCLSICSYFCGFLNASIQIGDTFSLSFCGAHVIHHFFCDIPAVMVLSCSDRHVSELVLIYVASFNVFVALLVIWISYIFIFVTILKMKSSAGYLKAVSTCASHFTAVSIFYGTIIFMYLQPTSSHSMDTDKMTSVFYTMVIPMLNPLVYSLRNKEVKCAFKKIVWDAKFS